GACGTGCAACCCCATCTTACGCGCCAGCTTGATAATCGTTACTGCAAACAACTCGTTGACGGCGAGCACGGCGTCGATGGCACGGTTTTCCATAAAGTCAGCGATTTGGGCCTCAAAATTCTCGATGTCTTCAATCTTGATGATAAGCTTTTCATTGAATGGAAGCTCGTTGTCCAGGATGGCCTTAGTATAGCCGTCGGTACGGAGCTTCCCGACGCTTACATAATCAACGGTTGTCACCAATGCGATTTTATTTTTACCCATGTTCACCAGGTGCTGTACGGCTTCGTACGCGGCCATCTTGTCGTCGATAATCACTTTGTCGCAAAGCACCTCATTGGTCACGCGGTCAAACATCACAACCGGCATGCCCTGGTTGATGACCTCGGTGATGTGGTGGAAGTCACCTTTATATTGTGTCTCTTTAGAGAGTGACATCACAAAGCCGTCGATGCTGCCGTTAGCGAGCATTTCCATGTTGATGACTTCCTTGTCGAACGACTCGTTGGAGAGACAAACCACCACGCTGTAGCCATGCTCGTTCGCCACCTGCTCAATCCCGCTGATGACGGTGGCGAAAAAATGGTGTACGATTTCCGGAATGATGATGCCTATCGTCTTGGTTTTCCGGTTTTTGAGGCTTAATGCGATATTGTTGGGCTTGTAGTTGTATAATTTGGCGAAAGCCTGCACTTTCTGGCGTGTGTCCTCGCTGATTTCCGGGCTGTCGCGCAACGATTTCGAGACCGTCGAAATCGAGACGTCGAGTTCTTTTGCAATTTGTTTGAGCGTGACCTTCCTTTTCATGTTTTCGGGATAAATATTGTTTTGTGAATAAAGATAAATTTAATTTTCACTTCTGTCAATTTCTACCTTAAAAATTTGGGTATTCCCGAAAGTTTTCAACACGAAAACGTTTTCGGCAGGCAATAAAAACCGGTGAAGTTTTTTTAACGGCTTTTTTACATATTTTTAACATTCGAAGCAATAAAATCCAAGCAAAAACTCAATTTTAACTTAAACAAAATGTATGAAAACAATTTACACTAAGTTGTTAATTTTAGTACTGCTGCTTCCGCTAAGTGCCTTTGCTCAGGGTACTTTGAACGGTAAAGTCACTGACCAGGCGTCAGGACAACCGTTGCCGGGGGTCAGCATCATCATCCAGAGTACCCAGAATGGTACTTCGACAGACATGGATGGAAACTTCTCCCTATCTAATGTGAAGCGCGGCGACAAGCTCGTTTTCTCATTTATCGGGTATAAGGAAGTCGTCCAAAACTATGACGGACAAAAATCCGTATCTGTCGTTATGGAAGAGCAATCAAGTGAACTGCAGGAAGTTGTGGTTCAGGTGGGTTACGGTAGCGTGAAGAAAAAAGACGCGACCGGATCCGTAACCACAGTGAGCGAAAAGGATTTCAACCGCGGTGCCAATGTTACCACCGAAAACCTGCTTAATGGTAGGGTTGCAGGTCTTGTAATCAACACGAGTGGCGCACCGGGATCCGGTTCCCAGATCAGGATCCGTGGCGGCGGATCGCTTTTGGCCAGTAATGAGCCGCTGATCGTAGTTGATGGTTTGCCTATTGAAAACACGACTAACACCGGTTCTACCTCGTTTCTTGCGACATTAAATCCCAATACAGTGGAATCCATCAGTGTGTTGAAAGATGCGTCGGCGACTGCTATTTATGGTTCACGTGCATCCAATGGTGTGATTATTATTACCACAAAACGCGGAGGTAAAGACTTGTCTTTTGAATATAATTTCCAATATGGATTAGGGAAGCTTGTGAAAACTATTGATGTCTTCAGCGGCGATGAATACCGTGCCCTGATTGCAGACAAACTTCCGGGTAAAGTCACCTCACTAGGCACCGCTAACACAAACTGGCAGGATGCCATTTACAGGAAAACCGACCTGGTGGACCAAAGCGCTACTTTGAGGGGCAACCTTTTTAAGACCATCCCGGCCAGACTTACGGTAGGAAGGACTTATCAGGAAGGATTAAGGCTCACCAATGAATTTACAAGGAACACCGTTGGCCTCGCCATGAGCCCGGTATTGTTCGACAATCATTTAAGGATGAGGATTAATGCCAATTATTCCAATGAAACCAACAGGTTCGCCGACGGTGTTGAGGGCTCTGCCATCGCATTCGATCCGACACAACCTATATATGATGCCAATTCTCCCTATGGAGGTTTCTTCCAATACTATACCGGCGATGGTACGCTTTCAGGATCAACCTTGTCGCCAAACGTGACAAGAAACCCTGTGGCTCAGCTGTTACAGACTTATGACAACGGAAGGAACAACAGGACTTTCGGAAACATCGAAATGGACTACAAACTGCACTTCTTCCCTGATCTGCGCGTGGTTGTCAATGGTGGATTCGACGAGGCACACGGTGTGCGCACCAGGCTTATGGGTCGCGATGCAGGATCTGCGCCAAGCAATGCCAACCAGCCTTTCGGAAAAGATGAATTGGAGTTGGAAAACAGGAGGAATAAACTGCTTGACGCATATTTTGTTTACAGTAAGACGATTAATGATTTCAGTTTTGAGTTGACGGCAGGGCATTCTTACCAGAAATTCGAATCAGAAAAATTCACCACCGGGAACCGTCGCGACCTGCTGGTTTTGGGGAACAGTCAGTTTCCTGAAACAGACAGAAGGACGCCAAACGTCCTGGAGGCCTATTTCGCAAGAACCAACCTGACACTGAACGACTTTTTACTTACCCTCTCTTATCGTAGGGATGGTACCTCGAGGTTTAGTAGCGACAACAGGTGGGGTAACTTCCCCGCGGCAGCTTTTGCATGGAAACTGAAAGATGCGTTGTTTAAGAACAGTGCCTCAGTATCTGACCTTAAATTGAGGCTTGGATACGGGATCACCGGAACGCAGAACTTCGATTTTGCCAATGCTTACCTTCAAAAATTCATTACCGGAAGCGGTACGGCACAGTATTATTTCGGTGCGGGGCCGGTACCGATCGCACAGCCTGACAGGATCAGCCCTGACCTGAAATGGGAAGAAGCGACCACCTATAATGCCGGCCTTGATTTCGGGTTTGCCGAAAACAGGATTACCGGAAGTATTGATGCGTTTTACCGTGAAACCAATGACCTGATCCAGGATGCGCCTATTGCCGACGGCGGTAACAATTCGAATTATGCGATCCAGAATATTGGAAGCTTTACGACCAAAGGACTTGAATTTAGTATCAACGCCAATGTTGTAAAGACGGCTGATTTTAACTGGAATGTCAATTTCAATGCCTCGACTTTCCAGCGAAAAGTAACTGAACTGGCAAACCACCAGGATGTATTGACCGGTGAAAACGTGGCGGGCACCGGATCTCCGGTATTACTTTTCAAGGAAGGTTTTTCCCCATTTTCTTACTACGTTTTCAAACAATTGTACGATACGGACAACAATCCGATCGAAGGCGCTTACGCAGACTTAAATAACGACAACGTCATCAATGAATCTGACCGTTACGTTTATAAGAACCAGGATCCTGATGTAACAATGGGCTTTGCTTCAACGATGAACATTGGCAATCTTGATTTCTCATTCAATTTGAGGGCCAGTATCGGAAACCACGTTTTTAACGGGGTGAACGCAAGCCAGGCGCAATATGCGCTGTTGCAAAATGGCGCCGCGCTGAACAACCTTCCGAGTTCAGTACTTGATACTGATTTTAACACCACTTCGAATGTGTTGAAGTCCGATATTTTTGTGGAAAATGCCTCTTTCCTGAGGATGGACAATATTACTTTGGGGTACACGTTCCCAAAATGGCTTGACGGAAAAGCTTCATTAAGGCTGTCTGCTGGTGTTCAAAACGCATTTGTATTGACAAAATACAGCGGATTGGATCCTGAGATTACCAACAATGGGCTCGACAAAACAATTTATCCAAGGCAGAGAACGCTCTTGTTTGGAGCTAATGTAAAATTTTAATTAAAAGACTATGAAAAAAATTAATTTTAACTTTTTCTACATCCTTTCCCTCTCATTGGTGCTGTTTTCGTGCGCGAATGAAATGAATGTAGTGTCTGAGGACGACGATATATTGTCGCCTGAAATCCTGTACAGTACGCCTGAGGGCTACAGGCAGGCATTGGCGGGAGTGTACGGTAACCTTGCCATTACGGGTACGGGTGACTCCGGATCGTCAAACCTTCAGGGTATTGATGCCGGTACGAGTAACTATGGCAGATGTCTGTGGTATTTGCAGGACATGACGACAGATGAGGTAATCTGGAGTTATGAAAACGATGCCGGGACAGCAGAGCTTCAGAGAACAATCTGGACGCCAAGCAATGCGATTATCATTGGGATGTTCAGCCGCGTGATGCTCGAAGTATCATTTGCAAACGACTTCTTAAGGCAGACGAGCGACGAGAAAATTGCACAAAGAGGCAATACAGATCCGGCGTTTTTAGCCAATGTGAAGGATTACCGCAATGAGGCGAGGGTACTCAGGGCATATGCTTATTATGAAATGATGGATTTATTTGGCAAAGCGGCCTTCGTGACCGAAAATGACCCACTTAATACCAAAGGGCCGGAATACAACAGGCAACAACTCTTTACCTTTATCGAAAGCGAGCTCAATGAAGTACTGCCTGAGCTGAAACCTGCCAGATCCAATGAGTATGGCAGGGTTGACAAGGCTTTCGCGCAAATGATCCTGGCTAAGATGTACCTGAATGCGGAAGTTTACATCCAGCAGAACAGATACAATGACTGTATTACAAAATGCAATGAGATTATAGCAGGAGGGTATTCACTGAAACCAAATTACCTCGATAATTTCAAAGCAGATAACAATACTTCAGAGGAGATGATCTTTACACTCCAGTCAGACGGTGCCGCAACGCAAAATTACGGTGCGACCACAATGCTTATCAATGGTCAGATAGGAGAATGGGAAGGCAATGGATCCGAGTTCGGTGTTGGAGGCTGGGGAGGCGCCCTGCGCGTGAGGAAACAACTTGTTCAGAAGTTTGATGGCGGTGAATTTGATTTCGACGCCAGGAAAACCTTTGGAACCGGTGTGGCTGACAATCCTAATAAGCAAAGAAGTATCGATATCAGCGATATCTCAGTGCGGACGCAAGGCTACATCCTTAACAAATGGTCAAATAAGACCGCTTCAGGACAAGCTGGCGTAAGCACCACTTTCGTTGATACGGACTTTCCCTTATTCAGGCTTGCCGACGTTTACCTGATGTACGCTGAAGCCACCTTAAGGGGTGGAAACGGAGACGCCGGACTGGCGCTTGGTTACGTGAATGCGTTGAGGGAAAGGGCAAACGGTGGTTCTGATGTAGGAAATATCACTTCGGGCCAGCTTACACTGGATTTCATCCTTGACGAAAGGGCTCGCGAATTGCACTGGGAGTCGCACAGGAGACAGGATCTGATCCGTTTCGGTAAATTTTCGGGCGGCAGCTACAACTGGGCCTGGAAAGGAAACGCCGCCAACGGTATTGCCATTTCCCCAAACCTGAATGTATTCCCTATTCCTACCGCGTCATTGCGTACCAATCCTAATTTAACTCAAAATACAGGTTACTAAACTTCAAATAAAAATCATATAAAAATGAAAAATACATTTAAAATTTTAGCTGCATTCATCATGATCTCAGGATTATGGTCCTGCGAAAGCGAAGATAATTTCATGATTGCCGAACCGCAGGCCAATGCTTTCGCCATCCTTACCCCGGACACCGGTACTGCCGTTACAATCACGGAAGCCACACCTACAGCAAACACCGCCCTGACCCTGACCTGGGAAGACGTCACCTACGGTACCCCTACCTTAGTGAATTACACCGTTGAGTTCGCGTTAAACGGAACGGATTTCGCCAATCCGACAGTCATTACCACTGTTCCGGATACGCGTTACGCCATGACTTTTGCCGATTTAGATGCCAAAGCCAAAGCGCTGGTCACGACGCCGGAAATACCATACGACGGATCACCTATCGCCATCGATGTGAGGATCAAGTCATCGATCGGAACTACGGCTTCAGAAGAAAAATATTCAGAAGTGACTACCATAGTGGTAACTTCTTTTATCCCTACAAACCCGCCTCTGATTGATTATCCACAGCTTTATCTGGTAGGTCCTGCTTCAGAAGCCGGATGGGCCAACGGTGCCGACAACCAGCCGATGTTCAGGGACGCTAACAACGACAAGCTTTTTATCCTGACTGCCTACTTTAACGCGGGCCAATTGAAATTCCTTGCCAAATACGGCCAATGGGCCCCGCAATACGGTGGCGGTGGCGGATTTTTGGTGTTCAGGCCAACGGAATCCGATCCTGATCCATCTCCTATTGACATTGCAACTGCAGGTTATTATACTGTCACTGTAGATACCCAAGCGCTCACTTATTCTATCGTTCCTTATGATGCATCAGGGGCTGCAAGTTTTGATTCGGTAGGAATCATCGGTACCGGTACAAGTGATGACTGGACCAGCGACCAGAACCTGACTGCCACGCCTCAGAATCCACACCTTTGGAAAGCCAGGGGTCTTGAGCTGACTGCAGAGAACGTTAAGTTCAGGGCGAACGACCAATGGGCGCTTCCCGGAAACTGGGGCGCGGGAACTTTTGAGTTGTTCGGGAAAACGTCTATTGATGGCGGCGACTTCAAAGCGGTCGACGTGAACGGTACTTATGATGTATACTTCAATGACCTCGATGGCAGATATGCTTTCCTGCCAGCGCAACAATAATTTGAGCTTCTAATAGCCAAGGGCCGTCTTCGGATGGCCCTTTTTATCTTAAAACCATTCCTATGAAAAAGATTTTATCCTGTTTCGCGCTTTTTGCGGTTTCCGTTGCGTTTGCCCAGGTTCAGACGGTAACGTACAGCATCGCTCCGCCGGCGTTCGAAGAGACTACTTCAATTACGATTACGGTCAACGGAAGCAGCCTCAACGAAACCAGTTGGGGAATCGCCTCTGATCACGCACTTTACCTGTGGTCATGGTGTTTCGATGTCAATGATGCCAACAGCCAGGACTGTCCCACCAACGGCTCCTGGACCTCTTCGAGTGAATCCAACAGGCTCACCTACAATGCGGGAACGGATTCCTACAGCATCACCTTTGTCCCGACCACCTTTTACAATCGGGCGGGCATTGGCAAGATCGGTTTTCTGGTCAAGGCCAAAAACGGTACAGGCGACAAAAAATCGCAGGATATTTTCGCTGAGGTGGGCGCTTTTGGCGTGACTTTGTCAACACCCACCCAAAACAGCAATACGATTCTCGCTCCGGGCAGCAGTTTGCAGGTTACGGCATCCAATACGAATGGCAATGCCAGTTATGTGCTGTTATCCAATGGGGTAGTGCTCAACACGAATCCTTCAACGACAAGTTACAGCTTCAATCACGCGGGCATCACTGCAAACCAGAATTATGAACTGCAGGTGACACAGGGCGCCGTGACGATTTCCAAAAAATTCTCGGCCATTGTCAATCCGGGCACCGTAACAGCATCCGTACCCGCAGGTATGGAGGACGGAATCAACTACAATCCTGGTGACGCTACGCGCGCCACTTTGGTGCTTAGTGCACCTGGCAAAGATTTTGTTTACATTGCGGGCAGCTTCAACAACTGGGAGCCCGACGCATCTTATGCCATGAAAAAAGACCCGGATTTTGCCAATAACGGCAAGTTCTGGCTCGAAATCAGCGGACTCACACCAAACGTCAATTACACCTACCAATACTGGGTTGTTGATACGACACCCTTCGCGAATTCCCCCGCGCTGGTTAAAACTGCGGACCCGTTTTCAACCTTGGTCGTCAACACCTATGATGATCCGTTCATTCCCGCGGCTACTTATCCAAATATTCCTGCCTACCCGGCAGGCCAAAACCGCGATGTGACCGTTTTGCAGACGGGACAGGCGCCTTATAACTGGCAGGTCACGAATTTTACCAAACCTAAAAAAGAGGATTTGGTTGTGTATGAGGTCTTGATAAGGGATTTTGATGCCAACCGAAATTTTCAGTCGCTCATTGACCGCATCGACTATTTTAAAAATTTAAAGATTAATGCTATCGAGCTGATGCCGGTGATGGAGTTTGAAGGCAATGAGTCGTGGGGATATAACACGTCTTTTCACATGGCGCTGGATAAGTTTTACGGTACTTCCGATAAGTTTAAGGAGTTGATTGACCTTTGTCATCAGAACGGCATTGCGGTTATCCTTGACGTGGCGCTGAACCACGCTTTCGGTCGCAACCCGATGGTGCGCATGTGGATGAAAGATCCTGACGGTGACGGCTGGGGTGACGCGAGCAGCGAAAACCCATACTTCAATGAGTTTGCGAAGCACAGTTACAGCGTTGGGAACGATTTCAATCACGCCTCTCCGTACACCAGGGCTTATGTAAAAAGGGTCATCAAGCACTGGATCAAGGATTACAAGATCGATGGTTTCCGATGGGATCTCACCAAGGGCTTCACGCAGGCCTGCTCGGGAGGCGACGACAGTTGTACCAACACCTATCAGGCTGACCGCGTTGCCGTACTTAAGGAATACGCTGATTATTCCTGGTTCGGAGACAATTCGGCTAACCCCAATGCATGGAATGGCGATCCTTATCACTACGCTATCTTTGAGCATTTGGGCGCCGATAACGAAGAACAGCAATGGGCGAACTACCGCCTGAATGAAACACCGAGTAAAGGAGTGATGATGTGGGGCGAATTGACTTATCCCTACACCCAGCTCATCGAAGGCTATGCTACAGGTGCCGATATCAGCCGGATAGGCAACACCGCCCACGGATTTACCGGCAAACGCGTCATGGGCTATCCCGAAAGTCATGACAAGGAACGCCTGATGTACAGCGCGATGAAATATGGCCTCAACACCGGGACTTCCCCGGTATTCAATAACCTGAACAATTCCCTGGCACGTATGTCATCTATTGCAGCCATCTCATTGCTGGTGCCGGGACCGAAGATGATCTGGCATTTTGCCGATCTGGGCTACGACGATTCAATCTATACCTGTGACAACGGCACGGTGAATACAGAAACTGATGCCACTACGGGAGACTGCAAGCTGTCCACCAAACCCCAGGAGCAATGGACAGGCAACTGGCTCGGTGTCACTGAAAGGGCGCAACTCTACAATAATTACGCAAGGATGATCTCGCTGAAAATCAACGAACCTGTGTTTGAGGGATCCTACACCATCAGTCCGGACGGCGGCAACAACCTCAAGCAGCGGATTTACGTTTTCGATAATGCACTGCCGGCTACAGCCCTGAAGAATGTTGTGATCCTGACGAATTTCAATTCAATCAGCCAGAGCGTGACGGCCAATTTCCCGTACGCTGGGACATGGTACAACCTGATGGACAACAGTTCGGTTAATGTAATCAATACGGCCATGACGCTCAATATCGCCGCAGGAGGTTTCCGTATTTACGGCAACAAGCAGGCGCTACTCAACACTGACATCGTCGAGCAGGCACACATCCGCCTGTCACCGAATCCCGCATCCGGCTACTTTACGCTGGACGCTGAGACTGAGGCAGTGGAAGTGTATTCGATCACCGGCCAGCTGGTAAAATCCTATCGTGACCATTATACGGCATCCTCTGTTTTCGAGGTAGGGGATCTTACTGCCGGAGTCTATATTGTAAAGTCGTTTGACGCTAACCAACGCGAAACTACGATGAAGCTCGTAAAACAATAAAATTGAGTTAGTTTTTCCGCTTAAGGCCTTCTTTCACAGGAAGGTCTTTTGCTTTTACAGCGATGTCAGATCAGGATTTTTTTCAATCCTTCTTCGATGTTGCGCCAGAAGAAGTTGTAGAATGACGTTTTCGGGTTGCGCCTCACCGAAACCCCGACTTTTTTAACCTGGTCATCCGAATCGTTTTTTACGACCAGGTTTGCAATGGCGGTTTTGAGTCCGGCCTTCTTCTTCGGATCCTTTTTCCTGTAAAGCGTAACTTTAAGGTCATGGTATTTCATCGCAAATTCACCGTTAGAACTGTCGTCGTTTCCATTGATATTGAAATACACACCGTCAAAAATGCCTTCCTGCTTCATGTTGCTGTAATTTTTCGTGAAGGAAACCAGGTTTTTGGTATTAAAATTAAGGATGCTGCCCTTAATATTAAAGCCGTCTGTCTTATCGAGCACGTTGAATTTCCAATCCAGCTTCATCGGCGAGGCATTCATGAAAAGGCAGCTGATATTGATTTTTACATCCTTCATTTTTTCATGTCCTTCGTCGCTCTTGATGTTGAGTGCCGTAAGATTGAATTTATTAAAGCTGATTTTTCCCGGGCCTTTTTCAAAATTGATTTCTTCCTCATACACAATATCCGAATCGGTGATTTTGAGCGTGTCGACGCGCAACGGAAACTTGACATCACGCAGCATGCGGTTGTATAAATGGGTCTTCTCAGGACGGTCAACGGGTTCTTTACTGCGGTAGACATTGGCGTCGACTTTGTCCAGCTCCACGGCATCGGCACTGAAGTACAATCGGTCATCCTTAAACCCCCAGGCCATTTTACGGATGTCGAGCGAGGCGGCTTTCAGGGTGTACAAGTCTTTTTCAATCGGGGTAAACGCAACAAACTGCCTGCGGGTCATTTCGGGTACCATTTCGAAATCCTTTACACTAAGCCCGTTCGTTTCGGTCCGGATATTTTTGGCCTTGATGTGGTAGACTGCGTTATTCTTGAAGTAGAGGCTGTCGCAGCTGAATGAATAGGTTTTATAATCGAAAGGGATTTTGCGTTTCAGGATGTCGTCATTTACGGTAATACCTTCGAGCTTAATGTTGATATTTGCCGCATTGAGCACCGGCTTATTGTTTTTGACATACACGATCTTGACGTCGCCGTGGTTGAGGTATAGGTCCGAAACCTTGACAATGGATTCAAACGGCTTCACTACTTCAGACCCGATGCTTTTGCTGTTGTTCAGCGCATTGTCTGTCTTTTTGAAGAAGGTGATTCGCGGACTGTTTACTGTGATGCTTTTGGCCTTGATCTTATTGGAGAACAGGACCGCCATGCTGCTGAAATCCTTTACCTCCACCGATTCAATCCGGGCGTAAATGCCCGCTTTGCTTACCGTATCGCGCAGCGCGTTTTTCGGCGAAATCCGTATCCCCCTGATGCTGATATTGCCATCCCAGACGTCGATCTTCAGGCTGTCATACGTAATGTGGTAGGGTGTCTTGTTTTTATCGGAGAGCAATTCGGGCAACTTTTTGTTGACCCAGATGTTGACCCCTTTATTGACCAACAACAAGACGACGATGAGCACCGCAACACCGATCAGGATTTTCTTAAATGTACGCATGACGCTAAATTACAGGATTTAGCGCGCGTACCCTTATGACTTTAGGTGTTGATTCTTACAAAATTTGGGCAAAAAAACCGGGGATTTCCCGGTTTTGAACTCTTGCTTATTTTGCGGTGGCAATTACGAAATTGAGTTTGAGCTTGACGCCGATTTGCATAATATCGACCAGGTCCTGCACCTTGTTGTCGGCTGGAACCCGCACGACCACCGTCTTGTCATTGGCCGCACTGGTTTTTTCGGCCAAAGCCGTTTCGAGTGTCTCAAAAGGCACGGCTTCCTGGTTCAGGAAATATTGTTTGTCTTCAGTGACCGAAAGCGTAATGTGGTCCTTGTTCGTGGTTTCGTTTGATTTCGCCTTGGGCAGGGTCAGTTTAATGACGTTAGGGTTGGCCAGGGTCGAAATAATCAGGAAAAACAGGAACAGGAAAAACATGATGTCGCTCATCGACGATGTCGGGATTTCCGGATGAAAGCGCCTTTTTCTCTTAATTCCCATTTTGTGGCTCGTGTATTATGTTGATTACCTCCAGTGTCTGTTTCTGCACCTTAAGCGTAAAATTATCGATCATCATATTAAACAGGTGGTAGCCGGCATAGGCGATGACACCCACGACAAGCCCCGCGCCTGAACTGATCATCTTTTCGTACAGTCCGCCCGAAATGGTTTGTATGTTCAGGTTTCCTGTCGCCGATATGGTGTGGAAAATTTTAATAACCCCTGAAATCGTCCCAATAAACCCAAGGATTGGGGCGATACCTGAAATCAACCCGAGGTAACCCAGCCCTTTTTCCATTTGCGCGATCTCAACCTCGGCGGTTTTGTCCATCACTGATTCGATTTCGCTGATCGGCCGACCGATGATCGCGATGCCGCTCCTTAATATATTTCCGGATGCCGAGGGGGTCCTGGTGCAGACCATCAGCGCGTTGTCAATCTTGCCGACTTTCAGGTTCATCCTGATGTCGTTGAGCATCATAACGTCCTGCGCGGTTTGTTTTTTAATTGATAAATAGCGTTCGATAATCACGTAAATGCAAAAGAACAACAGCAAGATCAATGGATAAATCATGATTCCGCCTTTCAGGACGAAGTCAAGGTAAGACACCTGTTCTGTTACCGTAGCGGTTGTATTGGCAGCGTCGGCGGCTGTGTTTGCGATCGAATCGGTTACGGGATTATCCTGGAGCAGGAAATTAAGGAACATCATAAAGGTTTGTTTAAGTGATATTAATGAAGCCTCAAAAAGCGGCTCCTGACAAAAATAATTAAATTTTAATTTTTCAGGCCATCAGCTCCAAAGAATAACGGAAGTTTTTTGGAATAAGTATGGAAACTGTCTGATAACAAAAAACAACCCATCGAATTTGAAAACAAAAACCGTTTGAAAACAAAAAACCCCGACAAATGTCAGGGTTTAAGTGGTACCTCCAGGGATCGAACCAGGGACACACGGATTTTCAGTCCGTTGCTCTACCATCTGAGCTAAGGTACCTTGCGTTAGCGGGTGCAAATATAGGATGATTTTTAATTTATCCAAAACAAATATTAAAAAAAATCTATTCGTAACTTCGCGTCCACAAAAGGATAGTGATGGTTTTAGCAATCGATGCAGGAAATACCAGGATTAAAGGCGCTGTATTTGAAG
The nucleotide sequence above comes from Flavobacterium magnum. Encoded proteins:
- a CDS encoding RagB/SusD family nutrient uptake outer membrane protein, whose product is MKKINFNFFYILSLSLVLFSCANEMNVVSEDDDILSPEILYSTPEGYRQALAGVYGNLAITGTGDSGSSNLQGIDAGTSNYGRCLWYLQDMTTDEVIWSYENDAGTAELQRTIWTPSNAIIIGMFSRVMLEVSFANDFLRQTSDEKIAQRGNTDPAFLANVKDYRNEARVLRAYAYYEMMDLFGKAAFVTENDPLNTKGPEYNRQQLFTFIESELNEVLPELKPARSNEYGRVDKAFAQMILAKMYLNAEVYIQQNRYNDCITKCNEIIAGGYSLKPNYLDNFKADNNTSEEMIFTLQSDGAATQNYGATTMLINGQIGEWEGNGSEFGVGGWGGALRVRKQLVQKFDGGEFDFDARKTFGTGVADNPNKQRSIDISDISVRTQGYILNKWSNKTASGQAGVSTTFVDTDFPLFRLADVYLMYAEATLRGGNGDAGLALGYVNALRERANGGSDVGNITSGQLTLDFILDERARELHWESHRRQDLIRFGKFSGGSYNWAWKGNAANGIAISPNLNVFPIPTASLRTNPNLTQNTGY
- a CDS encoding SusC/RagA family TonB-linked outer membrane protein; protein product: MKTIYTKLLILVLLLPLSAFAQGTLNGKVTDQASGQPLPGVSIIIQSTQNGTSTDMDGNFSLSNVKRGDKLVFSFIGYKEVVQNYDGQKSVSVVMEEQSSELQEVVVQVGYGSVKKKDATGSVTTVSEKDFNRGANVTTENLLNGRVAGLVINTSGAPGSGSQIRIRGGGSLLASNEPLIVVDGLPIENTTNTGSTSFLATLNPNTVESISVLKDASATAIYGSRASNGVIIITTKRGGKDLSFEYNFQYGLGKLVKTIDVFSGDEYRALIADKLPGKVTSLGTANTNWQDAIYRKTDLVDQSATLRGNLFKTIPARLTVGRTYQEGLRLTNEFTRNTVGLAMSPVLFDNHLRMRINANYSNETNRFADGVEGSAIAFDPTQPIYDANSPYGGFFQYYTGDGTLSGSTLSPNVTRNPVAQLLQTYDNGRNNRTFGNIEMDYKLHFFPDLRVVVNGGFDEAHGVRTRLMGRDAGSAPSNANQPFGKDELELENRRNKLLDAYFVYSKTINDFSFELTAGHSYQKFESEKFTTGNRRDLLVLGNSQFPETDRRTPNVLEAYFARTNLTLNDFLLTLSYRRDGTSRFSSDNRWGNFPAAAFAWKLKDALFKNSASVSDLKLRLGYGITGTQNFDFANAYLQKFITGSGTAQYYFGAGPVPIAQPDRISPDLKWEEATTYNAGLDFGFAENRITGSIDAFYRETNDLIQDAPIADGGNNSNYAIQNIGSFTTKGLEFSINANVVKTADFNWNVNFNASTFQRKVTELANHQDVLTGENVAGTGSPVLLFKEGFSPFSYYVFKQLYDTDNNPIEGAYADLNNDNVINESDRYVYKNQDPDVTMGFASTMNIGNLDFSFNLRASIGNHVFNGVNASQAQYALLQNGAALNNLPSSVLDTDFNTTSNVLKSDIFVENASFLRMDNITLGYTFPKWLDGKASLRLSAGVQNAFVLTKYSGLDPEITNNGLDKTIYPRQRTLLFGANVKF
- a CDS encoding SusF/SusE family outer membrane protein, which encodes MKNTFKILAAFIMISGLWSCESEDNFMIAEPQANAFAILTPDTGTAVTITEATPTANTALTLTWEDVTYGTPTLVNYTVEFALNGTDFANPTVITTVPDTRYAMTFADLDAKAKALVTTPEIPYDGSPIAIDVRIKSSIGTTASEEKYSEVTTIVVTSFIPTNPPLIDYPQLYLVGPASEAGWANGADNQPMFRDANNDKLFILTAYFNAGQLKFLAKYGQWAPQYGGGGGFLVFRPTESDPDPSPIDIATAGYYTVTVDTQALTYSIVPYDASGAASFDSVGIIGTGTSDDWTSDQNLTATPQNPHLWKARGLELTAENVKFRANDQWALPGNWGAGTFELFGKTSIDGGDFKAVDVNGTYDVYFNDLDGRYAFLPAQQ
- a CDS encoding LacI family DNA-binding transcriptional regulator, coding for MKRKVTLKQIAKELDVSISTVSKSLRDSPEISEDTRQKVQAFAKLYNYKPNNIALSLKNRKTKTIGIIIPEIVHHFFATVISGIEQVANEHGYSVVVCLSNESFDKEVINMEMLANGSIDGFVMSLSKETQYKGDFHHITEVINQGMPVVMFDRVTNEVLCDKVIIDDKMAAYEAVQHLVNMGKNKIALVTTVDYVSVGKLRTDGYTKAILDNELPFNEKLIIKIEDIENFEAQIADFMENRAIDAVLAVNELFAVTIIKLARKMGLHVPEDLSVIAFTDGIISQYSTPTISTVSQNGIKMGQKAAKMLIDRLEAEEDDEAEELYRTEVIETSLIERESTK